A genomic segment from Peribacillus sp. ACCC06369 encodes:
- a CDS encoding Ger(x)C family spore germination protein encodes MNNSWRRTKILEKVKRRRFMKSVLLLLGICGTTPFLSGCWDRTEITDLAIVTAASIDKKDNNQIELSVQVFIPSSISSGGGGQGGGASQGGGAVTTLVRYEKGSNISDALSKLQSKLPRKVFWGHCKVFVFGEKLAKEGIQEQLDFLLRHPQPREKANVYVSKGKAKPILESLPPLENYSGEVLRELSDLHIGMLVTLQDLDEMLTGKPQAAALPFIKILPPGKGQTKLQGIPYIVGTAVFKKDKMTGMMTEKETRGLLWLRDEVESYTVTIKPKGVKGKISLSPVSAKVKIIPQIINDKWKLLVKVNTDGAVIQNGTNLNLSNPKSLKAAERAYQKDIEKRIEMAFLNTQDKKADILGLGKDFYRKYPKQFNKVENHWDEIFAEMEVEIDVAAHIRRQGYINKPAGLSEKEVKDK; translated from the coding sequence GTGAATAATAGTTGGAGGCGAACAAAGATATTGGAGAAAGTAAAGAGGCGTCGTTTCATGAAAAGCGTCCTTCTTTTGCTCGGTATTTGTGGAACAACCCCTTTTCTAAGCGGTTGTTGGGATCGAACAGAAATCACTGATTTGGCGATTGTCACAGCAGCCTCCATCGATAAGAAGGATAATAATCAAATCGAACTATCCGTCCAAGTCTTTATTCCAAGTTCAATAAGTAGTGGAGGCGGCGGTCAAGGAGGAGGGGCCAGTCAAGGAGGGGGTGCTGTTACGACATTGGTGAGATATGAAAAAGGCTCCAATATTTCAGATGCATTGTCTAAGCTTCAAAGCAAGCTTCCGCGAAAAGTATTTTGGGGACATTGTAAAGTATTTGTATTCGGTGAAAAGTTAGCGAAAGAAGGAATTCAAGAGCAGCTGGATTTTTTACTGCGCCATCCGCAGCCAAGAGAGAAAGCAAATGTGTATGTCAGCAAAGGGAAAGCAAAGCCTATCCTTGAATCTTTGCCACCTCTAGAAAACTATTCAGGGGAAGTGCTTAGAGAACTATCTGATTTACATATTGGGATGCTGGTCACACTACAGGATTTAGATGAAATGTTAACCGGTAAGCCTCAAGCGGCCGCACTTCCATTCATTAAAATATTGCCTCCAGGGAAAGGGCAAACGAAATTACAGGGAATCCCTTACATTGTCGGGACAGCCGTGTTCAAAAAAGATAAAATGACTGGGATGATGACGGAAAAAGAAACAAGAGGGCTATTGTGGTTAAGGGATGAAGTGGAATCATACACCGTGACCATAAAACCCAAAGGGGTGAAAGGGAAGATATCTTTAAGTCCAGTGTCAGCCAAAGTCAAGATCATTCCGCAAATTATCAATGACAAATGGAAATTATTGGTGAAGGTAAATACAGATGGAGCTGTTATACAAAATGGAACGAATTTAAACCTTTCAAATCCTAAGTCTCTAAAAGCTGCAGAACGAGCATATCAAAAAGATATAGAAAAACGCATCGAGATGGCTTTTCTGAATACTCAGGATAAGAAAGCGGACATTTTAGGGTTAGGTAAAGATTTCTATAGGAAATATCCTAAACAGTTTAATAAGGTCGAAAACCACTGGGATGAGATATTCGCGGAAATGGAAGTGGAAATCGATGTTGCGGCCCATATTCGAAGACAGGGCTATATTAACAAACCGGCGGGTTTGTCTGAGAAAGAGGTGAAGGACAAGTGA
- a CDS encoding endospore germination permease encodes MEKGKISSLQMAFMMYPTIVATAVLGVPSITAKYAKTDLWLSPILASLIGYATVYITYKLHKLYPKQTVIQFSEQIIGRIPGKILGFLFLFFYIPITGQILRSYGEYIVDSFLVKTPISVIMASMILLCAFIVRGGIEVLGRAAQLFVPVFIIPILILIILLGPDLEFKNIFPILGNGIMPPIKGSIVPGGWFSEFFLMIFLLPFLADMKKGMKYGMMTVFAVMMTLVVVNLIVLFVLGSTTSTKNYPLMNVSRYISLADFFEHLESAIMAVWIVGAFVKISVFYYAAALGTAQWLNLSDYRPVVWPIGILIVEFSFWSYPSSMDVSRYDIIAFPFHGILMQTLIPLLLLVIAVGKRNRQRKGSNSS; translated from the coding sequence ATGGAGAAAGGTAAAATTTCATCTCTACAGATGGCATTCATGATGTATCCAACGATTGTGGCAACGGCTGTTCTCGGTGTTCCAAGCATCACAGCGAAATATGCCAAAACTGATTTATGGCTGTCCCCCATTTTGGCGTCTCTCATCGGGTATGCGACGGTGTATATCACTTATAAACTGCACAAACTTTATCCGAAACAAACGGTTATCCAATTCAGTGAACAGATCATCGGTCGGATTCCGGGGAAAATTCTCGGTTTTTTATTCTTGTTTTTTTATATCCCGATCACAGGGCAAATCCTAAGAAGTTACGGAGAATATATTGTCGACTCTTTTCTGGTCAAAACCCCGATTAGCGTGATCATGGCATCAATGATACTCCTCTGTGCCTTTATCGTACGCGGAGGGATAGAGGTGTTGGGGAGAGCTGCCCAATTGTTTGTTCCCGTTTTTATCATTCCAATCCTCATCTTAATCATCTTACTGGGCCCTGATCTTGAATTTAAGAATATATTCCCGATATTGGGGAATGGAATTATGCCTCCAATCAAGGGTTCGATTGTACCGGGTGGATGGTTCAGCGAGTTTTTTCTGATGATTTTTCTCCTCCCTTTTTTAGCGGATATGAAAAAAGGAATGAAATATGGGATGATGACTGTGTTTGCCGTGATGATGACATTAGTTGTGGTGAATCTTATCGTTCTTTTTGTACTCGGATCAACAACATCCACAAAGAATTATCCGTTGATGAATGTATCTCGGTACATCAGTTTGGCCGACTTTTTTGAACATTTGGAGTCCGCCATCATGGCCGTATGGATAGTAGGAGCGTTTGTCAAGATTTCTGTGTTTTATTATGCGGCTGCTTTGGGTACCGCGCAGTGGCTGAATCTCTCTGACTATCGTCCTGTTGTATGGCCGATAGGGATTTTGATTGTAGAATTCAGCTTTTGGTCGTATCCTAGCTCTATGGATGTCAGTCGATATGATATCATCGCCTTCCCTTTTCATGGAATTTTGATGCAAACGTTGATTCCTCTGTTATTGTTGGTGATAGCTGTTGGTAAAAGAAATAGACAGAGAAAGGGAAGCAATTCAAGCTAA
- a CDS encoding endospore germination permease, whose product MEKGKISSLQMAFMIYPTIVATAILGVPSITAKYAKTDLWLSPIFAALIGYLTVYIAYKLHQLYPKQTVIQFTEKIIGRIPGKIFGFLLLFFYIQNTGLILRSYAEFLVGSFLVRTPISVIMASMVLLCAFIVRGGIEVLGRAAELFVPVFIFPIFILILLLIPDLEFKNIYPVLGDGIMPPIKGAIVPGGWFSEFFLIIFLLPFLADMKKGMKSGMMSVFAVMMTLIVVNLMVLFVLGSTTSTKLYPLMSVSRYISLADFFEHVESAVMAVWIVGAFVKISVFYYASALGTAQWLNLSDYRPVVWPIGILIVIFSLWSLPSAMDVSRNDTNVFPLQGILMQTIIPLLLLVIAVVRKRNRKGTETS is encoded by the coding sequence ATGGAGAAAGGAAAAATTTCATCATTACAGATGGCATTCATGATATATCCGACGATTGTGGCAACGGCTATTCTCGGGGTTCCCAGCATTACAGCGAAATATGCCAAAACTGATTTATGGCTGTCCCCCATTTTTGCTGCGCTCATAGGGTATCTGACGGTGTATATCGCTTATAAACTGCACCAACTTTATCCAAAACAAACGGTGATCCAATTCACTGAAAAGATCATTGGTCGGATTCCGGGGAAAATTTTCGGTTTTTTACTCTTGTTTTTTTATATCCAGAACACGGGGCTAATCCTTAGAAGCTACGCAGAATTTCTTGTCGGCTCTTTTCTGGTACGTACCCCGATTAGTGTGATCATGGCATCGATGGTGCTTCTGTGTGCGTTCATCGTACGCGGGGGAATAGAAGTGTTGGGGCGAGCTGCTGAATTGTTTGTACCTGTTTTTATTTTTCCAATCTTTATCTTAATCCTTTTGCTGATTCCTGATCTCGAATTTAAGAATATATACCCGGTATTGGGGGATGGTATAATGCCCCCAATCAAGGGTGCGATTGTACCGGGGGGATGGTTCAGCGAGTTTTTCCTGATCATTTTTCTTCTTCCTTTTTTGGCAGATATGAAAAAAGGGATGAAATCCGGGATGATGTCTGTGTTTGCCGTGATGATGACGTTAATTGTGGTGAATCTTATGGTTCTATTTGTACTCGGGTCAACCACATCCACAAAACTTTACCCCCTGATGAGTGTATCTCGATACATCAGTTTGGCAGACTTTTTTGAACATGTTGAGTCCGCCGTCATGGCGGTATGGATAGTAGGGGCGTTTGTGAAAATTTCCGTTTTTTATTATGCATCTGCTTTAGGTACAGCGCAGTGGCTGAATCTCTCCGACTATCGTCCTGTTGTATGGCCGATTGGGATTTTGATTGTCATATTCAGTTTGTGGTCGTTGCCAAGCGCTATGGATGTCAGTCGTAATGATACCAACGTCTTCCCTTTACAAGGAATTTTGATGCAAACGATTATTCCTCTGTTATTGTTGGTGATTGCTGTTGTAAGGAAAAGAAATCGTAAAGGAACCGAAACCAGCTGA
- a CDS encoding spore germination protein encodes MIRNVGKLLRKKKEKKSSVQNNYQDSKPADALDANFSQNVETLRSVYDNCSDVMFRSFLLFGKTRAMLIYIAGLSDIEAIEQYVLSPLMQESSKEPQPLNEFIEHKMPVPKVVKVNMLADCIESISSGNPILLYEGESDGFSLGLSKWEKRAIEEPMAEGGVRGSREGFIESLEVNTSQLRRIIKSPALKLQSMKIGTYTRTNVSIAYIDGLVDKTLIEEITTRLERIKIDGILESEYIEEMIEDNPFSPFPQIMTTERPDVACSCLLEGRAVILVEGTPFTLIAPISFFSLIQSQEDYAQRFMAGTFIRWLRYIFMGLSLLLPSLYVAILTFHHEAVPTALLLSSAASRESVPFPAIVEALAMEITFEALREAGVRLPKQVGSAVSIVGALVIGQASVQAGLVSAPMVIVVAITGIASFMMPRYIAGIAFRMLRFPMMLLAGTLGLLGIMMGIIAIVIHLCSLRSFGVPYLTPLAPLKGQGLKDVLWRAPWWMMDTRPRLTGDSNVYRQPPEQGPNPKRGSETE; translated from the coding sequence TTGATTCGTAATGTAGGCAAATTGTTAAGAAAAAAGAAAGAAAAAAAATCCAGTGTACAAAATAATTACCAAGATTCTAAGCCTGCAGATGCACTTGATGCGAATTTTAGTCAAAATGTAGAAACACTTCGTTCTGTTTATGATAATTGCTCGGATGTCATGTTCCGTTCGTTCTTACTTTTCGGAAAGACGAGAGCCATGCTTATTTACATTGCGGGACTCTCAGACATCGAGGCGATAGAGCAATATGTGCTATCTCCACTCATGCAAGAGTCATCAAAAGAGCCACAGCCATTAAATGAGTTTATTGAACATAAAATGCCCGTTCCTAAAGTCGTAAAAGTGAATATGTTGGCGGATTGCATTGAATCGATTTCCTCTGGAAACCCGATCCTTCTATATGAAGGGGAAAGCGATGGATTTTCTTTAGGATTGTCCAAATGGGAAAAGCGGGCGATTGAAGAACCTATGGCAGAGGGGGGAGTTAGGGGGTCACGAGAGGGATTTATTGAATCTCTAGAGGTAAATACGTCTCAATTGCGACGTATTATTAAAAGTCCTGCCCTTAAATTACAATCGATGAAGATCGGAACTTATACCAGGACGAATGTTTCGATTGCTTATATTGATGGACTTGTGGATAAAACACTGATTGAAGAGATTACAACTCGGTTGGAACGAATTAAAATAGACGGTATTTTAGAAAGCGAGTACATCGAGGAAATGATTGAGGACAATCCGTTTTCACCTTTCCCTCAGATCATGACGACAGAACGGCCGGATGTAGCCTGTTCTTGCTTGCTGGAGGGACGGGCTGTCATTCTTGTAGAAGGAACCCCTTTTACTTTAATTGCACCAATATCGTTCTTTTCTTTGATTCAATCACAAGAGGATTATGCTCAACGTTTTATGGCAGGCACTTTTATCCGTTGGTTACGTTATATTTTTATGGGATTATCTCTTTTGCTTCCGTCCCTATATGTTGCTATTTTGACGTTCCATCATGAGGCGGTCCCAACCGCACTCCTGCTAAGCAGCGCGGCATCCCGGGAATCGGTCCCTTTTCCTGCAATAGTAGAGGCATTGGCTATGGAAATTACCTTTGAAGCACTAAGAGAGGCAGGGGTTCGATTGCCGAAGCAGGTAGGTTCTGCTGTCAGCATTGTTGGAGCGCTAGTGATTGGTCAAGCTTCCGTACAAGCGGGGTTGGTTTCAGCGCCAATGGTCATTGTGGTTGCGATTACGGGAATCGCTTCTTTTATGATGCCTCGTTATATTGCCGGAATTGCTTTCCGGATGCTGCGTTTTCCAATGATGCTGCTTGCCGGTACATTAGGACTGCTTGGTATCATGATGGGGATCATTGCCATAGTCATTCACTTATGCAGCTTGCGCTCCTTCGGCGTTCCCTACTTAACGCCACTGGCACCGTTAAAAGGTCAAGGGCTGAAAGATGTGCTGTGGAGAGCTCCTTGGTGGATGATGGATACACGCCCGCGTCTCACAGGGGATTCTAATGTATACCGTCAACCCCCGGAGCAGGGACCAAATCCAAAAAGGGGAAGTGAAACGGAGTGA